A single genomic interval of Equus quagga isolate Etosha38 chromosome 19, UCLA_HA_Equagga_1.0, whole genome shotgun sequence harbors:
- the PRDM4 gene encoding PR domain zinc finger protein 4 isoform X1, producing the protein MHHRMNEMNLSPVGMEQLTSSSVSNALPVSGSHLGLAASPTHNAIPAPGLPVAIPNLGPSLSSLPSALSLMLPMGIGDRGVMCGLPERNYTLPPPPYPHLESSYFRTILPGILSYLADRPPPQYIHPNSINVDSNTALSIANNPSALDPYQSNGNVGLEPGIVSIDSRSVNTHGAQSLHPSDGHEVALDTTITMENVSRVTSPISTDGMAEELTMDGVAGEHSQIPNGSRSHEPLSVDSVSNSLAADTVGHGGVIPIHGNGLELPVVMETDHIASRVNGMSDSALSDSIHTVAMSSNSVSVALSTSHNLASLESVSLHEVGLSLEPVAVSSITQEVAMGTGHVDVSSDSLSFVPPSLQMEDSNSNKENMATLFTIWCTLCDRAYPSDCPDHGPVTFVPDTPIESRARLSLPKQLVLRQSIVGAEVGVWTGETIPVRTCFGPLIGQQSHSMEVAEWTDKAVNHIWKIYHNGVLEFCIITTDENECNWMMFVRKARNREEQNLVAYPHDGKIYFCTSQDIPPENELLFYYSRDYAQQIGVPEHPDVHLCNCGKECSSYTEFKAHLTSHIHNHLPSQGHSSSHGPSHSKERKWKCSMCPQAFISPSKLHVHFMGHMGMKPHKCDFCSKAFSDPSNLRTHLKIHTGQKNYRCTLCDKSFTQKAHLESHMVIHTGEKNLKCDYCDKLFMRRQDLKQHVLIHTQERQIKCPKCDKLFLRTNHLKKHLNSHEGKRDYVCEKCTKAYLTKYHLTRHLKTCKGPTSSSSAQEEEEEDDSEEEELADSVGPEDCRLSSAVYAAEESLSAHK; encoded by the exons ATGCATCACAG GATGAATGAGATGAACCTGAGCCCAGTGGGGATGGAGCAACTGACTTCATCCTCTGTGAGCAATGCCTTGCCAGTCTCAGGGAGTCACCTGGGGTTGGCTGCCTCACCCACTCACAATGCCATCCCTGCCCCAG GCCTGCCCGTGGCAATTCCAAACCTGGGTCCCtccctgagctctctgccttctgcTTTGTCTCTGATGCTCCCAATGGGTATTGGGGATCGAGGGGTGATGTGTGGGTTACCTGAAAGAAACTACACCCTACCTCCACCACCTTACCCCCACCTGGAGAGCAGTTACTTCAGAACCATTCTACCTG gcattttatcttatttagctGACAGACCACCTCCTCAGTACATCCACCCCAACTCCATAAATGTTGATAGTAATACAGCATTATCTATCGCCAATAACCCTTCAGCACTAGATCCCTATCAGTCCAATGGAAATGTTGGATTAGAACCAGGCATTGTTTCCATAGACTCTCGCTCTGTGAACACACATGGTGCCCAGAGTCTTCATCCCAGTGATGGCCATGAGGTGGCCTTGGACACAACAATCACTATGGAGAACGTCTCTAGGGTTACCAGCCCAATCTCTACAGATGGAATGGCAGAAGAGCTTACAATGGACGGTGTTGCAGGCGAGCATTCCCAAATCCCAAATGGCTCCAGAAGTCATGAACCTCTGTCTGTGGATTCTGTGAGCAACAGCCTTGCAGCAGACACTGTAGGACATGGTGGTGTGATACCCATTCATGGGAATGGCCTGGAGCTCCCTGTGGTCATGGAGACAGACCACATTGCAAGTCGGGTCAACGGGATGTCTGACAGTGCCCTCAGTGACTCCATCCACACCGTGGCCATGAGCTCCAACTCTGTAAGCGTGGCACTCTCTACCTCACACAACCTCGCCTCCCTAGAATCTGTTTCCCTCCATGAAGTTGGCCTAAGCCTAGAACCTGTGGCTGTCTCCTCCATCACCCAGGAGGTTGCTATGGGGACAGGTCATGTAGATGTATCTTCAGACAGTCTTTCTTTTGTACCACCTTCACTGCAAATGGAAGACTCCAATTCAAACAAGGAAAATATGGCAACCTTGTTTACAATTT GGTGTACTCTCTGTGACCGAGCCTATCCCTCAGACTGCCCTGATCACGGACCAGTGACTTTTGTTCCTGACACTCCAATAGAGAGCAGAGCAAGGCTTTCTCTCCCAAAGCAACTTGTTCTCCGCCAGTCGATTGTCGGAGCAGAAGTTG GTGTGTGGACTGGAGAAACCATTCCTGTGCGGACTTGCTTTGGGCCCCTCATTGGCCAGCAGAGTCACTCTATGGAGGTAGCAGAATGGACAGACAAGGCAGTTAACCATATCTGGAAG ATATACCACAATGGTGTCCTGGAATTCTGCATCATTACAACTGACGAAAATGAATGTAATTGGATGATGTTTGTGCGCAAAGCTAG GAACCGGGAAGAGCAGAATTTGGTGGCTTATCCCCACGATGGAAAAATCTATTTCTGCACCTCACAGGATATTCCTCCTGAAAACGAGCTGCTTTTTTATTACAGTCGAGATTATGCTCAGCAGATTG gtgtTCCTGAGCACCCGGATGTGCACCTCTGCAACTGTGGCAAGGAATGCAGTTCCTATACAGAGTTCAAAGCCCACCTCACCAGCCACATCCATAACCATCTCCCTAGCCAGGGCCACAGCAGCAGCCATGGGCCCAGCCACAGCAAAGAAAGGAAGTGGAAGTGCTCCATGTGCCCCCAGgcttttatctctccttccaaacTTCATGTCCACTTCATGGGCCACATGGGGATGAAGCCCCACAAGTGTGATTTCTGCAGCAAGGCTTTTAGTGATCCCAGCAACCTGCGGACTCACCTCAAGATACATACAG GTCAGAAGAACTACAGGTGTACTTTGTGTGACAAATCTTTCACCCAGAAGGCTCACCTAGAGTCCCATATGGTTATCCACACGGGTGAGAAGAATCTCAAGTGTGATTACTGTGACAAGCTGTTTATGCGGAGGCAGGACCTCAAGCAGCATGTGCTCATCCACACACA AGAGCGCCAGATCAAGTGTCCCAAATGTGATAAGCTGTTCTTGAGAACAAATCACTTAAAGAAACATCTCAATTCACACGAAGGAAAACGGGATTATGTCTGTGAAAAATGTACAAAGGCTTATCTAACCAAATATCATCTCACTCGCCACCTGAAAACCTGCAAAGGGCCCACTTCCAGTTCCTCAGctcaagaggaggaagaggaggacgaCTCCGAGGAGGAAGAACTGGCGGACTCGGTGGGGCCGGAAGACTGTCGGCTTAGCAGTGCTGTGTATGCGGCAGAGGAGTCCCTCTCTgctcataaatag
- the PRDM4 gene encoding PR domain zinc finger protein 4 isoform X2: MHHRMNEMNLSPVGMEQLTSSSVSNALPVSGSHLGLAASPTHNAIPAPGILSYLADRPPPQYIHPNSINVDSNTALSIANNPSALDPYQSNGNVGLEPGIVSIDSRSVNTHGAQSLHPSDGHEVALDTTITMENVSRVTSPISTDGMAEELTMDGVAGEHSQIPNGSRSHEPLSVDSVSNSLAADTVGHGGVIPIHGNGLELPVVMETDHIASRVNGMSDSALSDSIHTVAMSSNSVSVALSTSHNLASLESVSLHEVGLSLEPVAVSSITQEVAMGTGHVDVSSDSLSFVPPSLQMEDSNSNKENMATLFTIWCTLCDRAYPSDCPDHGPVTFVPDTPIESRARLSLPKQLVLRQSIVGAEVGVWTGETIPVRTCFGPLIGQQSHSMEVAEWTDKAVNHIWKIYHNGVLEFCIITTDENECNWMMFVRKARNREEQNLVAYPHDGKIYFCTSQDIPPENELLFYYSRDYAQQIGVPEHPDVHLCNCGKECSSYTEFKAHLTSHIHNHLPSQGHSSSHGPSHSKERKWKCSMCPQAFISPSKLHVHFMGHMGMKPHKCDFCSKAFSDPSNLRTHLKIHTGQKNYRCTLCDKSFTQKAHLESHMVIHTGEKNLKCDYCDKLFMRRQDLKQHVLIHTQERQIKCPKCDKLFLRTNHLKKHLNSHEGKRDYVCEKCTKAYLTKYHLTRHLKTCKGPTSSSSAQEEEEEDDSEEEELADSVGPEDCRLSSAVYAAEESLSAHK; encoded by the exons ATGCATCACAG GATGAATGAGATGAACCTGAGCCCAGTGGGGATGGAGCAACTGACTTCATCCTCTGTGAGCAATGCCTTGCCAGTCTCAGGGAGTCACCTGGGGTTGGCTGCCTCACCCACTCACAATGCCATCCCTGCCCCAG gcattttatcttatttagctGACAGACCACCTCCTCAGTACATCCACCCCAACTCCATAAATGTTGATAGTAATACAGCATTATCTATCGCCAATAACCCTTCAGCACTAGATCCCTATCAGTCCAATGGAAATGTTGGATTAGAACCAGGCATTGTTTCCATAGACTCTCGCTCTGTGAACACACATGGTGCCCAGAGTCTTCATCCCAGTGATGGCCATGAGGTGGCCTTGGACACAACAATCACTATGGAGAACGTCTCTAGGGTTACCAGCCCAATCTCTACAGATGGAATGGCAGAAGAGCTTACAATGGACGGTGTTGCAGGCGAGCATTCCCAAATCCCAAATGGCTCCAGAAGTCATGAACCTCTGTCTGTGGATTCTGTGAGCAACAGCCTTGCAGCAGACACTGTAGGACATGGTGGTGTGATACCCATTCATGGGAATGGCCTGGAGCTCCCTGTGGTCATGGAGACAGACCACATTGCAAGTCGGGTCAACGGGATGTCTGACAGTGCCCTCAGTGACTCCATCCACACCGTGGCCATGAGCTCCAACTCTGTAAGCGTGGCACTCTCTACCTCACACAACCTCGCCTCCCTAGAATCTGTTTCCCTCCATGAAGTTGGCCTAAGCCTAGAACCTGTGGCTGTCTCCTCCATCACCCAGGAGGTTGCTATGGGGACAGGTCATGTAGATGTATCTTCAGACAGTCTTTCTTTTGTACCACCTTCACTGCAAATGGAAGACTCCAATTCAAACAAGGAAAATATGGCAACCTTGTTTACAATTT GGTGTACTCTCTGTGACCGAGCCTATCCCTCAGACTGCCCTGATCACGGACCAGTGACTTTTGTTCCTGACACTCCAATAGAGAGCAGAGCAAGGCTTTCTCTCCCAAAGCAACTTGTTCTCCGCCAGTCGATTGTCGGAGCAGAAGTTG GTGTGTGGACTGGAGAAACCATTCCTGTGCGGACTTGCTTTGGGCCCCTCATTGGCCAGCAGAGTCACTCTATGGAGGTAGCAGAATGGACAGACAAGGCAGTTAACCATATCTGGAAG ATATACCACAATGGTGTCCTGGAATTCTGCATCATTACAACTGACGAAAATGAATGTAATTGGATGATGTTTGTGCGCAAAGCTAG GAACCGGGAAGAGCAGAATTTGGTGGCTTATCCCCACGATGGAAAAATCTATTTCTGCACCTCACAGGATATTCCTCCTGAAAACGAGCTGCTTTTTTATTACAGTCGAGATTATGCTCAGCAGATTG gtgtTCCTGAGCACCCGGATGTGCACCTCTGCAACTGTGGCAAGGAATGCAGTTCCTATACAGAGTTCAAAGCCCACCTCACCAGCCACATCCATAACCATCTCCCTAGCCAGGGCCACAGCAGCAGCCATGGGCCCAGCCACAGCAAAGAAAGGAAGTGGAAGTGCTCCATGTGCCCCCAGgcttttatctctccttccaaacTTCATGTCCACTTCATGGGCCACATGGGGATGAAGCCCCACAAGTGTGATTTCTGCAGCAAGGCTTTTAGTGATCCCAGCAACCTGCGGACTCACCTCAAGATACATACAG GTCAGAAGAACTACAGGTGTACTTTGTGTGACAAATCTTTCACCCAGAAGGCTCACCTAGAGTCCCATATGGTTATCCACACGGGTGAGAAGAATCTCAAGTGTGATTACTGTGACAAGCTGTTTATGCGGAGGCAGGACCTCAAGCAGCATGTGCTCATCCACACACA AGAGCGCCAGATCAAGTGTCCCAAATGTGATAAGCTGTTCTTGAGAACAAATCACTTAAAGAAACATCTCAATTCACACGAAGGAAAACGGGATTATGTCTGTGAAAAATGTACAAAGGCTTATCTAACCAAATATCATCTCACTCGCCACCTGAAAACCTGCAAAGGGCCCACTTCCAGTTCCTCAGctcaagaggaggaagaggaggacgaCTCCGAGGAGGAAGAACTGGCGGACTCGGTGGGGCCGGAAGACTGTCGGCTTAGCAGTGCTGTGTATGCGGCAGAGGAGTCCCTCTCTgctcataaatag
- the PRDM4 gene encoding PR domain zinc finger protein 4 isoform X3, translating to MLPMGIGDRGVMCGLPERNYTLPPPPYPHLESSYFRTILPGILSYLADRPPPQYIHPNSINVDSNTALSIANNPSALDPYQSNGNVGLEPGIVSIDSRSVNTHGAQSLHPSDGHEVALDTTITMENVSRVTSPISTDGMAEELTMDGVAGEHSQIPNGSRSHEPLSVDSVSNSLAADTVGHGGVIPIHGNGLELPVVMETDHIASRVNGMSDSALSDSIHTVAMSSNSVSVALSTSHNLASLESVSLHEVGLSLEPVAVSSITQEVAMGTGHVDVSSDSLSFVPPSLQMEDSNSNKENMATLFTIWCTLCDRAYPSDCPDHGPVTFVPDTPIESRARLSLPKQLVLRQSIVGAEVGVWTGETIPVRTCFGPLIGQQSHSMEVAEWTDKAVNHIWKIYHNGVLEFCIITTDENECNWMMFVRKARNREEQNLVAYPHDGKIYFCTSQDIPPENELLFYYSRDYAQQIGVPEHPDVHLCNCGKECSSYTEFKAHLTSHIHNHLPSQGHSSSHGPSHSKERKWKCSMCPQAFISPSKLHVHFMGHMGMKPHKCDFCSKAFSDPSNLRTHLKIHTGQKNYRCTLCDKSFTQKAHLESHMVIHTGEKNLKCDYCDKLFMRRQDLKQHVLIHTQERQIKCPKCDKLFLRTNHLKKHLNSHEGKRDYVCEKCTKAYLTKYHLTRHLKTCKGPTSSSSAQEEEEEDDSEEEELADSVGPEDCRLSSAVYAAEESLSAHK from the exons ATGCTCCCAATGGGTATTGGGGATCGAGGGGTGATGTGTGGGTTACCTGAAAGAAACTACACCCTACCTCCACCACCTTACCCCCACCTGGAGAGCAGTTACTTCAGAACCATTCTACCTG gcattttatcttatttagctGACAGACCACCTCCTCAGTACATCCACCCCAACTCCATAAATGTTGATAGTAATACAGCATTATCTATCGCCAATAACCCTTCAGCACTAGATCCCTATCAGTCCAATGGAAATGTTGGATTAGAACCAGGCATTGTTTCCATAGACTCTCGCTCTGTGAACACACATGGTGCCCAGAGTCTTCATCCCAGTGATGGCCATGAGGTGGCCTTGGACACAACAATCACTATGGAGAACGTCTCTAGGGTTACCAGCCCAATCTCTACAGATGGAATGGCAGAAGAGCTTACAATGGACGGTGTTGCAGGCGAGCATTCCCAAATCCCAAATGGCTCCAGAAGTCATGAACCTCTGTCTGTGGATTCTGTGAGCAACAGCCTTGCAGCAGACACTGTAGGACATGGTGGTGTGATACCCATTCATGGGAATGGCCTGGAGCTCCCTGTGGTCATGGAGACAGACCACATTGCAAGTCGGGTCAACGGGATGTCTGACAGTGCCCTCAGTGACTCCATCCACACCGTGGCCATGAGCTCCAACTCTGTAAGCGTGGCACTCTCTACCTCACACAACCTCGCCTCCCTAGAATCTGTTTCCCTCCATGAAGTTGGCCTAAGCCTAGAACCTGTGGCTGTCTCCTCCATCACCCAGGAGGTTGCTATGGGGACAGGTCATGTAGATGTATCTTCAGACAGTCTTTCTTTTGTACCACCTTCACTGCAAATGGAAGACTCCAATTCAAACAAGGAAAATATGGCAACCTTGTTTACAATTT GGTGTACTCTCTGTGACCGAGCCTATCCCTCAGACTGCCCTGATCACGGACCAGTGACTTTTGTTCCTGACACTCCAATAGAGAGCAGAGCAAGGCTTTCTCTCCCAAAGCAACTTGTTCTCCGCCAGTCGATTGTCGGAGCAGAAGTTG GTGTGTGGACTGGAGAAACCATTCCTGTGCGGACTTGCTTTGGGCCCCTCATTGGCCAGCAGAGTCACTCTATGGAGGTAGCAGAATGGACAGACAAGGCAGTTAACCATATCTGGAAG ATATACCACAATGGTGTCCTGGAATTCTGCATCATTACAACTGACGAAAATGAATGTAATTGGATGATGTTTGTGCGCAAAGCTAG GAACCGGGAAGAGCAGAATTTGGTGGCTTATCCCCACGATGGAAAAATCTATTTCTGCACCTCACAGGATATTCCTCCTGAAAACGAGCTGCTTTTTTATTACAGTCGAGATTATGCTCAGCAGATTG gtgtTCCTGAGCACCCGGATGTGCACCTCTGCAACTGTGGCAAGGAATGCAGTTCCTATACAGAGTTCAAAGCCCACCTCACCAGCCACATCCATAACCATCTCCCTAGCCAGGGCCACAGCAGCAGCCATGGGCCCAGCCACAGCAAAGAAAGGAAGTGGAAGTGCTCCATGTGCCCCCAGgcttttatctctccttccaaacTTCATGTCCACTTCATGGGCCACATGGGGATGAAGCCCCACAAGTGTGATTTCTGCAGCAAGGCTTTTAGTGATCCCAGCAACCTGCGGACTCACCTCAAGATACATACAG GTCAGAAGAACTACAGGTGTACTTTGTGTGACAAATCTTTCACCCAGAAGGCTCACCTAGAGTCCCATATGGTTATCCACACGGGTGAGAAGAATCTCAAGTGTGATTACTGTGACAAGCTGTTTATGCGGAGGCAGGACCTCAAGCAGCATGTGCTCATCCACACACA AGAGCGCCAGATCAAGTGTCCCAAATGTGATAAGCTGTTCTTGAGAACAAATCACTTAAAGAAACATCTCAATTCACACGAAGGAAAACGGGATTATGTCTGTGAAAAATGTACAAAGGCTTATCTAACCAAATATCATCTCACTCGCCACCTGAAAACCTGCAAAGGGCCCACTTCCAGTTCCTCAGctcaagaggaggaagaggaggacgaCTCCGAGGAGGAAGAACTGGCGGACTCGGTGGGGCCGGAAGACTGTCGGCTTAGCAGTGCTGTGTATGCGGCAGAGGAGTCCCTCTCTgctcataaatag